Within the Oncorhynchus mykiss isolate Arlee chromosome 4, USDA_OmykA_1.1, whole genome shotgun sequence genome, the region actccagaagtttcatcagctgtctgggtggctcgTCTCAAATAACCCTGCAGGTGaaggaggtcctgggctggcatggttacatgtggtctgtggttgtgagggcagttgggcatactgccaaattctctaaaacaatgctGGAGGTggcttttggtagagaaattaacattctatggcaacagctcgagtggacattcctgcagtcagcatgccaattgcacgcttcctcaaaacttgagacatctgtggcattgtgttgtgtaacaaaactgcacattttagagtggcctgttgctgtccccagcacaaggtgcacctgtgtaattaccatgctgtttaatcagtttcttgatatgccacacctgtcaagtggagggattatcttggcaaaggagaaatgttcactaaaaggaatttaaacaaatgtgtgcacagaatttgagggAAATAAGCCTTTTGTGCATTTCGAAaaattctgggatattttatttcagctcatgaaacatgggaccaacacttgacatgttgcctttttatatttttgttcagtatatataaaaaaagtattTGTCTGTTTATCTTCTAGATTTTGGAGTACACCTAGACACACGTTGCCCATCCTGTTAATGAGGTGTGAAAAGCCCAGATGTAACAATCTCCTTTCATTCCTTCATTAGAGAGATCACATCAAACTGATAATTGTTGTCGTGCCCATCTAAAGAGCCATTTCACACAAAAGAAAATCTAATTATTTTTCATTCTGTTACACATTATCCGTCTATTTCACCTTATTGGCACCTCGGTGACAACGAACGACGTCCTTCGGGTAAGTCACATTTTAGCACTTGAGTTTTCTTTGAACTTTCGCTTCAGCTGTGAACTCATAAACCACAGAGAGCTGAGTCCATATAAAACGGTTTCCCAAACCGCTTTTCAGAATTTGCTCTCCACGGAGCTGCCCGAATAGCCTATCATCGAGGTCACAGTATGGAGAGCGTGTCTGAGGATATTGCTAACATGGATTGTGACATTGAAGTTGTTACCTCAAAAATGCTTTCTGAATGGGATTGGAAGACGCAGGAAAGGGCTTTTGGGAACGGGCATGATTCTCTTGAATCCACATCACCAGAATCATCATTCGATTCAATGTGCTCTTCGCCCGAGATGTCTTCAAGCTCAACTGGGCATCAGAGATTCGGAAATGTATCCTATGGTTTAACAGGACACAGCCCAATCCCGTGCGCAATGTTGAAACAAATCAAACCGAAGATGTCGACCAAGAGGCGCATGAAggcgagcgagagggagaagaTGCGAATGAGGAGCCTAGCAGAAGCTTTGCACCAGCTCCGCGACTACTTGCCTCCAGATTACAGTAAAAGGGGACAACCTCTGACCAAAATTCAAACTCTCAAATACACCATTGAGTATATAAATGAACTTTCGGACATCCTCAACCACGCGTAATGATGTGCTGAAAGATTGCCACGTTTTAAATGATGCGTAACGGGGCCAAACTATTTGGTATTAGGTGTGGACCATTGT harbors:
- the msgn1 gene encoding mesogenin-1 translates to MESVSEDIANMDCDIEVVTSKMLSEWDWKTQERAFGNGHDSLESTSPESSFDSMCSSPEMSSSSTGHQRFGNVSYGLTGHSPIPCAMLKQIKPKMSTKRRMKASEREKMRMRSLAEALHQLRDYLPPDYSKRGQPLTKIQTLKYTIEYINELSDILNHA